A genomic stretch from Edaphobacter aggregans includes:
- a CDS encoding nuclear transport factor 2 family protein, with protein MKIFRPLSLALCITGATAGLLTISLRAATPEEQEVLAPIKAMFDGMAKRDAAAIKEPTLPGGTMVLMRDGKPTQMTFEAFADRVGKPGTTQIEERIHDPLIRIDNDLAMVWAPFDFLVDGKVDHCGTDLFNLVRKDGKWLIASVADTGRKDCAVK; from the coding sequence ATGAAGATCTTTCGCCCTCTGTCTCTAGCTTTGTGCATCACCGGAGCAACCGCCGGTCTCCTGACCATCTCGCTCCGCGCCGCAACACCGGAAGAGCAGGAGGTCCTCGCTCCCATCAAGGCGATGTTCGACGGCATGGCCAAGCGGGACGCTGCAGCGATCAAAGAACCCACGCTACCCGGCGGCACGATGGTGCTGATGCGTGACGGCAAACCAACCCAGATGACATTTGAGGCCTTCGCTGACCGCGTAGGAAAACCGGGAACCACCCAGATCGAGGAGCGAATTCACGATCCGCTGATCCGAATCGACAACGACCTCGCAATGGTATGGGCCCCGTTCGATTTCTTAGTTGACGGCAAAGTAGACCACTGCGGAACGGATCTGTTCAATCTCGTCCGCAAAGATGGCAAATGGTTGATCGCGAGTGTAGCGGACACAGGACGGAAGGATTGCGCGGTCAAGTAG